In the Treponema maltophilum ATCC 51939 genome, ATTTATCCTACGCACATATGAAGAAACATTCGTTGCATTAGATGAAATATGTAAATTCTTAATTGAATAGCATAAATCGGTTTTTAACCGATTGGATACAAAATAAAGTTTTTAAGGAGGATTCAATGAAAAAACTTTTGGTTTTATTCACGGTTGCTTGTACGTGCATAGGATTGGCATTTGCAGGCGGGACAAAAGAGGAAAGCGGATCTGGTAAGCCCTTTGTCGGACTTGCCATGCACAACCAAACGGAAACATGGGCTGTTCAGTTTAAAAACACGTTTGTTGAATACGCTAAATCAAAGGGCTTTAAAGTGACGGTAACCGACGCAAATAAAGATGTTACAAATCAAGTCGGACAAATTGAAGATCTTGTTTCTTTGGGTGTTGATTCTTTAGTCGTTTTGCCTGCCGATTATACTGCTCTCGGTCAAGCTTTAAAAACCGCCTATAATGCAGGAGTAAAAATTGTCAATGCGGATTCCAAAGTTGTTGAAGACGATCAAAAATTTGTATCATGTTTTATCACTGCAGACTGTTATTCCGGCGGCTATGCGATTGGAAAGTATCTTTCAACCAAATTGGCTCGAAATGCTAAAATCGGTGCATTGAATTATCCTCAGCTTTCCGTAATCGCCGTCAGATTCGATGGACTTGCCGCTGCGCTTAAAGATGCAGGACGAAGCGATGTTACGATTATCAATAAAGATGCTACCGATCTTTCCGCTATTTCTTCTTATA is a window encoding:
- a CDS encoding sugar ABC transporter substrate-binding protein, producing MKKLLVLFTVACTCIGLAFAGGTKEESGSGKPFVGLAMHNQTETWAVQFKNTFVEYAKSKGFKVTVTDANKDVTNQVGQIEDLVSLGVDSLVVLPADYTALGQALKTAYNAGVKIVNADSKVVEDDQKFVSCFITADCYSGGYAIGKYLSTKLARNAKIGALNYPQLSVIAVRFDGLAAALKDAGRSDVTIINKDATDLSAISSYTEDMLMANPDISAFVCLNDNTALSCASTCRQMGKKNIMVFGFDGSPAAKQAIAVGEMTGSGVYSPIDLAKSAVDAVNAIINGAPYERETLVNMWLIDPDNIKKMDLKNWS